One Parashewanella spongiae genomic window, AAAGAGTTGTTCTATGCCTTCTGTTATTGATCCTTGCGCATTACCTGAATTAATTCACCCTGATGATGCACTTCCCATGCTGCTCAAGCAGGTCAATACCATTTCAGAAACGACAACACTAGATTTAGCCGATGCGCTCGATTTTGTGTTGGCAGGCGACATCCAGTCTTCAATTAATTTACCGCCTTTTGATAACTCTGCAATGGATGGTTATGCGTTTCGCTTTAGCGACTTAGATCATAGCCTATCGATTACCTCGCTGACATTAGTAGGCACCGCGTTAGCAGGCCATCCATTTTCAGGTGAATTGCATGATGGTTGCTGCATTCGCATCATGACTGGCGCGCCTGTTCCTAATGGCTTGGATACCGTTCAAATGCAGGAACTCACGCAAGCTAAAGATAATCGTATTTCTATCACCCACCCAAAAAAACAAGGTGCGAATATACGCACATTAGGTGAAGAAGTTAATGTCGGGCAAACCGTACTGAGCAAAGGCACGAGGATCCGCGCTGCTGAACTTGGTGTATTAGCCACCTTAGGCATGGATAAAGTCAGCGTCATTCGCAAACTCAAAGTAGCTTTTTTCTCTACCGGTGACGAGCTCAAGCCTGTCGGCACTGAACTTAAAAAAGGTCAAATCTACGACTCTAATCGTTATTCAATCAAGGGGTTACTCAGTAAAGCGCAAGTTGAATGGTTAGATCTTGGGATCATTGAAGATTGTCCACAAGCCATTGAACAAGCATTTAATCAGGCTGCTCAGCAAGCCGATCTCGTGCTCACATCTGGTGGCGTATCAGTCGGTGATGCCGATCATGTCAAACAAGTCTTAGATAAAGTTGGCGAAATCACTTTTTGGCGCTTAGCCATGAAACCCGGTAAACCCTTTGCCATGGGCAAGCTTAATAATGCCATTTTCTGTGGATTACCCGGTAATCCTGTTGCTTCAATGGTGACGTTTTATCAATTGGTGATGCCATTGATTGAGAAAATGCAAGGACAAGGGCAAAACCCGCGCTTAAAAGTACAAGCTATATTAACCAATGACATTCGCCGAAAACCCGGCCGCGTTGAATATCAGCGAGGGGTATTAACTTATGATAACCAAGGCCAACTCAGTGTAGCAACGACCGGTGCGCAAGGTTCAGGAATGTTAACCTCAATGAGTACAGCAAACTGTTTTATTCATATTCCTCGGGAACAAGGCCAACTATTGTCAGGGGAAACGGTAATCGTAGAGCCGTTTAATTTCGTATTATCGTAACCGTCATCCCCGAACACACCAACCATTTACTACACTTATGTTTATTCATCGCATTTTATTGCTTATGTAACTTACTGATGGTGTAGTAAATATGGATGGCTCTTCTCGCTCAAGTTCATTACAACAAACTCAGCAAAGTCCAAGCTATGAAGACTTTACTTGTGTTGATGCTCCTGAAGATAGCGTAACTGATGAGTTTGTCTTTGTTAATCAGTTTGATTCAAAGCAATGGGTGGGCAAATTATTACCTGATCGCCCTGCTCCACATTCAACGGCGGCCGTTGATCCAACGCTTGCCCCCAAAGCTAAAGAACAAGCAAGAGTAGAGCAACACTACAATACAGCATTAGCCATCAAAAAGTTATTTTCTGAAGAGGAAAAGATTCTTCAACACACCAAACCAAGCTTCAAAGAAAAAGGGTTCGAAATATTAGCAAAAATAGGACTTAAGGAACGTCCCACAAAACCCACAGCAACATTAACAGAACGCGCAGCGAAACAACTTGTCGATCGCGGTGTCATAACCCAAGAGCAAGCCGATGATTATATTCATCTGGATGAAAGCGCCTACAAAATTCAAGTTTTCCACCGCAATTTTGCCCATAGACGTCTCCAAAAAATAAAAGAGCAGCGTACTAATTTGCATAAAAAGCTTGGAACTGTGCAAATGTACTATCAGTCCAAAAAAAATCCCTCAGTGAAAGCGACATATACTTTTGACATAGAAGAAAAACTTCCTCCAGTAAGAACCATTAGTAGCGTACCTGAGTCGCGGCCTTCAGGTGGCTCCAAACGAGTGGATGGAATGGACAGTGAATACATACAATTGACCGACCTTAGTTATTTTCGAAATAAACTTAAGCACCAAACTGAATTAATAAATGTGTATCGGTCACATGCTGAAAACCCCATTATTTGTAAAGCTATGCCAATTGATGAACACAGTACAATTGGCGTTTATGGCGGCCGCGATCTGCACTCGCAACCGCAAATTTTACCTATTGTCTCTTTTTGGGGCATTTGCGAAACCGTTGAGCAGGCTCATTCTCATCAAGAATATTTTAACGATATTAAATCAGCCAATATGGTGCACCGTAGCCATTTGAAAGGGCTTCATAGTGATATTAAACTCGACATGCCACAAGTAAAACTGATTGATTTAGATGAGTACACCACATCAAAAATGGATTTACCTGCCAAAGCCAGTGGTTCTCCATTCTATATTACATCCTCATTATTAGATAAGAAGAAATCAGGGGATCTTGAGGCATGGCAATCTGCCGATAATTATGCACTGTTAATTTCACTAATGGAATCAACGTCAGCAGAAGCCGCTAGGGGCATCAATTTATTTAAAAAACAACATACTCAAAGAGTAAAACGATATAGGCAAGAAATGGTGCCACGAGCCGGCATACTGAGTGCTCAAGATCCAACACCTTTTGTGGCTTGGGCTAAACAATTTGTTCTTCCACAGTATCAAACTCAAGTTATTCAGTTTTTGGTAAACCCAAGCGAGCATCCTTTAGATGAGTCGGTGAAACAAATTATTAATTGGAATGCCGCCTCAACAAAGTAAACATTATTAGGGATGTAAACTTAATAAATGTTAATATCCATTCACTTTGTTACGCTGCCTTGATCCTTACTTTTTATGAATGCACCACTTGATATATTGACTGATATTGAATTAACTCGCTATAGCCGCCAAATATCTATCAAAGCCATTGATATCGAAGGCCAAGAAAAAATCAAACAGGCGCGTGTGCTTATCCTTGGTGTAGGTGGCTTAGGTTGTAGCGCCAGTCAATATCTCGCCGTTGCAGGTGTGGGTCACATCACTATCGTAGATTTTGACACGGTTGAATTATCCAATTTGCAGCGCCAAGTTCTGCATCATGATAAAGATATTGGTAAAGCAAAAGTCGAATCAGCCTTTGAAGCTCTTAAACAGTTAAACCCAAACATTAGTATTAAGTCTATTAATCAAAAATTAAGCAATGAACAGCTATCTGAGTTGGTATCAGACCACCAGCTTGTGATCGATTGCAGCGATAATATTGCAGTAAGACAACAGTTAAACTTAAGTTGTTACCAACATAAAGTGCCTTTGGTTTCTGCAGCCGCAATTCGAATGGAGGGCTTAGTCACGGTATTTGGTTATAGAAGTGGCTCACCATGCTATCAATGTTTCAGCCTGCTGTTTGGTGAGCAGCAACTAAGCTGTGTTGAATCAGGTATTCTTGCTCCAGTTATTGGCGTGATTGGCAGTTTGCAAGCCGTAGAAGCCATCAAAATGATCTGTGGCATTGGAACACCGTTAATTGGTAGAGTGCTCATGTTCGATGCAATGTCGATGGAAATGCGTGAAATGAAATTAAAGCCTCATAACATGTGCGCTATCGAGCATGGCTAATCAATGTGTTGCTAATCCAGTGCGCTGATTAATTAATAATACGAACTACCCATGTTTTGAAATTTATTACTGGTACTTTCTTTTCGAACAATCAACTCCAATATATTTGTTTCACCCACTCGAGTATTTTTAAGTAAGTCTCGAATATAAGGGTCATTGAGCTCTTGCTTTGTAAGCTTATTTACTGAAAGTAAAAGATTTGTCACAATACCAGCTTCTTTCTCAGCGACCGAGTCTGCATGCTGATAAAAGTACCGTCGAGAAATATACTCTGCTAACGAACTACAAGGATATTTTTGCAGATCGTTTTCTCCCAATCTAACGACAGAATCTTCTATTAGCCGCTCATCAACATCATTACTTTCACTCCTGATCCGAGTCACCGAATAACCATTAGCGCTGTATTCACTGTCCATTTTCAAAAAGTAATTCTTATCTGGGAAAACTAAGGCTGGAATTCCTTCGTAAATGACACGAAATTTCCCTTCATGAAGTTGATAGCCTATGATACCTTGATAACCGTAATTACCGGTGCGGTACTCTTCGACCAAAGCCTGTCGAGTCAACCCAGATTGCATGGCTATTTTACTTAACTCTTTTTCACAAAAAGAATTGTACGATTCGGTAGACATTGTACTTGTCCGACTTTTTCGTGTTGCCTGCCTCACTTCATCAACCAAGTTCACAGCCTTTATTCTGGCCAATTCAGGATCACTTTCATCCACGGTAGCATCCCATATAGGTAAACTTTTATCCTTATGATTCAGTACCCAACGATAATAATGCATGTCTTCATAATGCGTAAAAGTCTCACTAAACTTACCTGTATATCGGGAATTTTCAACACTCTTGATTAAGTGAAATCTTTTAATGACATCTGAATGAAATTCGGGCTCACCATGGCAACCCATTAATGCCTCTTCCACCATTAGTATCTACACAGCACGGTCAATATTTAACCACTTGAGCAATGATCATTATTTTTAAGGAACTGATCTAATGATCTGTGATCACAGAATCAAATTTTGCCAATAAAAACAAATTCTATGGACTTGTTCGCTGAAAATAATTTATCTTGCCTACTAGAATCTCGCCTTAAAGAAAGATACCAAATTTTGATTAAAGAGCATCTTAATGTCGCGCCTAAACTTGCTCAAGGCGTAAAAGCATTGTCTCATCATGAAAGTGCATGGTCTAACACTCAAGGCGCTTGGCGATTTTTCTCAAATGATAATGTCACTTTTCCAGCACTTAGTTTGCCTTTGCTTCAATCAGCAAGACAAGAATTAGCATCAAGTCATTCATCGTATGGATTAGTCGCTCATGATTGGTGCAGGAACAATTATCTAAAGCACGACAGCAAATTAGATAAAACCCAGATGTCTCACGAAAAAGATGTAGGATATGAATTATTTGCCTCACTATTGCTAGACTCAGATACTGGCCAACCGATTGCACCACTGGGTTTAGATTTAAAAACCGAAAAAGGCACTTACCGCTGCCGAGATTTTGAATATCAAAAAACTCAACCCCACCTTGAGCAACTTGTAGAACGTATTGAATGGCAAGATAATTTACCATTAGATAAAACACTTGTTCATATTGTTGATAGAGAAGCTGATTCAGCGCAACACCTACGACAGCTAATGGGCACTCAGTGGTTAACGAGAGGGAAGAAAAATTCGACTGTTAAATACGGTGAAGAATTCATTTCACTAGAAAAACTAGCCAACAGAATCGATAGCGATGTACATGGTATTGTCGATTTCAAAGGCAAAGATGCCTATTTATTTGTCGGTGAAGCAGAAGTTATTTTACAGAGAAAATCAGAGGGAGAAGTTAAAAATGCACCTACCGTTCGATTTGTAGTTAGTACCTTATGTAACGATAAAGGCGAACAACTCGCTCAATGGCTATTACTCTCGAATGTAAAAGAAGTCAGCGCGCTTACATTAGGAAATTGGTATTACTGGCGTTGGTCAATTGAGTCTTGGTTCAAGGTACTGAAAGGTCATGGATTTCAACTTGAACACTGGCAACAAGAAACAGCAGACAGAATTTTTAGAAGATTAATAGTCAGTTCAATGGCTTGCGTTTTAGTTTGGAAACTTTACAACGATGAGTCGTCTGGTGCTAAAGAACTAAAAACGTTTATGATAAAGCTCAGTGGTCGACTGACGAAACGAAGTAAGCCCGTTACCCATCCAGCATTATTAGCAGGCTTGTGGGTATTTTTACAGCTCATGGAAATGCTCAATAATTATTCAACAGAAGAAATTGAAATGTACAGAGAATTAGCCAGTTCGTTTTTTGGTCAGCCTGTGTAGATACGAATGCTCTTCCACTGCACGAAGCATGTGTTGCTTTTTAATTTGATAGCCAGAATCATGCTTCCAATCACCATTCCCCGGTTTAAGGCCTTCTTGAACATTTGAACATAATGTGATCATCCTTCCCGGTGATATTGCTGGTAATTTTAGAGACATAAACAACTTTAAAATTATTGTGCGCCTGATTGAATTTTAACTAACAATCAATAAATTATGATTAAATATTATTTATCTATTGGAACTGGAACGTAAAATAATTTTTCCATTTATGAAAGTGAGGAGGGTTGATGTCGGAGAGCAATAAAGATTGAAACTAACTTTTGGACATAAATGAGGTTGCCTAAAGACTCTATAGCCATAAGCTGTGTGTTCAAAAATCATTTAAAATTGCCTTATTTTCCTTTCCAATTCTCTTTTTGTTTCATATTCAGTCTGAAGATCAATGTTCTGATCACATAAATAAAAAATGTTCACCTACTTGACCTAGTTGAATATGCATTATGATTCGCTAACCAAATACTTTTAGCTCTTTCAGAAATTTCTTTTAGGTTAACGTGCCTGAAAGCAGTTTCAACGTCTGTATCTTTTGGGTGTAATTCTTCAAATGTCGAGAAATTTATAATTAATAAATTTAAGTTAAATTTGAGTTGTAGTGAACTTAATGAATCAAAAATTATAATGAGACGGCATTTTTGTTCTGTATTTAAATGTTGAGATATTTTGGGCGTTTCGACTAGGGCAGCACTTATTTTTACAAATATTGTTCTGGCTTCTTTTGATACAAAGCTTACATTTGCATCAGCCAATCTGCTTGTCAAGGTTATGGAAAAGCTAAGAATTTTGCATAACCTAGATATGAAAACATCTGTTATCATTTCGTTGAATTTTACAGAAAAAAGCTGTCTTATGATCTCATGCAGAAAGTCTAAAAGTGACGCCTGATCGTGCTGAGAATATATGAGAAAAGCATATTGTTCCAGCACTTTTATTTCGTTTTCAGTTACTTGATCAGAATTTTGAGCCATTAATTCTATAGTCTCGAACATCATTGGTTTTATTCTTTTAGCACCCTCTTCAACTCTAATATTTAATTCCCTTTTGGTTCGGCTATCTAACGCAGTGTTTGTTTTTGTTTTGCTGAGCGTCTGACTGATTTGTTTCAGTTCTTGCCTCAATGTTTTAGAAATAAAAGTAAATGGTCTAGAGGAGGGCTTTTCACTTAAATTCTGGGCTCTTCTTTTAGCGTGAAGTTTTTCCCTAAGATCGATAAAACCGCCTCTATCTAAGGCATTTTCATAAGGATTAGAATAATATTGAGCCTCTGTTGATGTTGAACTATCACAGCTAACATCCCAATCGCATCGCCTTTTTGGGGAGGGTGTCAACTCTCCATTTTCAATCGAACCTTGGCAATAGGAATGAGCTCTTTGTTTCAACCAATAAGACAAACTTTGATTTGTTTCGCTTTCGTTTATCTTATAGTCTTGCTCATATTCTAAATTTGAAGTAGTTTTTCTTCCTGTTGAAATTCCATTACTGGAATATGGGTTAGCGCTGATACCCGAATACTGAGCGCCTTTTAAAACTGACATCTTGAATGAGAGACTTAACAGATTAAATTGTTTGAGTATTCAATATGAAAGTAAGGATTGGTTCAAATTAATTAATGTTAATAGGTAAGGTTGATATAATTTCTTGACTATAAATTATCTTACAATTTTCTCACTCTAAAAATTCACTTAGTGCCATGGGTGAGTGCTTCTGACAAGGAACGGGGCGGGGCAAAAATGCCCCAGCCGACCAAGCTGCAAGGGTTTGGACACAAGCTTGCCAGCAGCAGTTTTCTGAAGCCTTATGTTTAATTATAACTCAAGTTTCGGAGTTCAAATTCAATAACGAAGCGAGCGTATCTTACTGATATATAAAGAAAAGGTGAAAGTTAATGTGTTATAATCTTGTTGCTTAGACAAAAACTAAAACACACCAACTCTCAGACAAATATTGACATGAAATCACTTTCTCTACCATCACTTACTTCTAATTTTTTACAGCGTTCAGGCATTCACGTTCAGCACATCATGGAAACAGCTTGGTTTTGTTTCAATGTTGACATCTTGTGGCTTCAGCAAACGTTCGGGTATTGAAGCAACCGAAGTCGTTTACTTACTAATGCTTTGGGTTTGGTTGAAGGTTGATACCATATCTATGTTTGCTAAAGAGTCACTACTCAGCTTTTCTTCTGCTAAGAAAGATGTGCTTTATGATTTACTCAGCCGAGAAGACTTGAATTGGAGAAAACTGCAACTTTACACCGCTAAAAAACTCATAAAACAGGAAGGCAAGAGTAAAGTCAGAGCTTTTGTTGTCGATGATTCAGTAAAGCAACGTCGTGGTAAGAAAATGCCCGGTGTATCCAGTCACTTCGACCATTTGACAGGGCGTTATGTTATGGGACAGCAAGTACTGAGTTTTGGCTACGCTTCTGATAGTCAATTTGTCCCACTGGATAATGAACTCTTCATCAGTCAAACCAAAGCACAATCTCTAACCCGTAAATTTAAAGATGAGCGCTCAATAGTCGCTAAACGTTACAAGCAATCTGTGGCTCAAACTAAGCCTGCTATAGTTGCAGGTATGGTTAAACGTGCGCTGGGAGTAGGTATTGAAGCTGATTATTTTCTTGCAGACTCTTGGTTTGCCACCAAGCCTATTATCAGCATGACGCTTGAGCATGATTTGACGGCTATTCTCCGAATGAAAAAAAAAAACAAAATGAAGTACCGCTTAGCGGATAAATCAGAGTGCAGTGCCGCCGAACTATTCAAAACCCAAGTAAAAGGCCGATGGCAAAAACTAGCAGGGTTGCCTTATCAAACAAAGTCCATTGTCGTTGAGTTGAATCTAGCAGAAACGGCAAAGCTTGAGCCGAATTGAATTAAGGTTAAACTCGTCTTTTGTCGAGGTGTTAATCCTGATAAGAAAAAAGCAGGTAAACACGATTGGGCATTATTTTTAAGTACGGACGCTTCGCTAAGCGATGAAAAAATTCTTGAGATTTACGCTTTGCGTTGGGGAATTGAAGTGTACTTCAAGGAAGCCAAACAACATCTTGGCTTTTTGAGTGAGCAAAGTCGTCATTACAGTGCTTATATTGCTTCAATTCATCTAACAGGGTTGAGGTTTTGCTTGCTTCTGCATGCGAAGCAAAATGATGAAAACAGCAAAGTTTGTGACTCAAGTGTAGTGAAGTAATAAAGATTCATACTGGGCAATAAAGTATCATACCAAGTAATAAAGTATCATACTGTATAAGCTGTAATATGATGTTTCCTAGCTCATTTTTGCCCCAAACCGTGTTTAAATGGCTGTTAGTTACCAAGTGTAGATTGCTGATTTTATCGACTATAACGATAGTTGATGAATTATCTCGAAAAGAGTTTTAGTCAAAATTACTAATTATTAACTTCTGAAAAATAGTCATTTTTAGCTAAAATATGAGAATACTCCATGCTGGTCGTTTGGTTTGAAGTGGTTTTAAGATCTTAGCTCTGAAAACCACTAAGTATTTATTAAAGAGGTTTTATTTAACTCTATACGCCACTGGGCCATCAGTTAACATATCAATCATGATTTTAGTCAAATAAATTTGACCTGCTACACCTACAGATACTGCATACTTCCCTAATTCGTATGCAGAAGTCATTTTTGGGTTTGAACCAAAACAACTCGACATTAAGTTGAAAACTCCCGCTCCAACTACTACACCCAAAGGACTTCCCCCAGTAACAGCGAACCCCAAGAGAGCAGCTGGTGCTGTTTTCTTTGCATTTTCCAACGAAAAGAATGAGTAGTTATTTTGAGTTGTTGTAATGGTTGGATTACTAGGTAGAGCTGCCATAAATATTTCCGAAATATAGAGTGTAAGAAATCAATTGTAACCCCCTCGACCAATTGATTTTATGAATTTTATTTAACCAAAATAAAATTGTTCCGTGATGTAGATAGTTCAGTTAAAAGAGGGCGTTTGACCTAAAGCAACAAGATTCGCACATATCTTTGACACTCTTATTGCATTTATCTTTCTGGGATTCAAATCCAGTGGTATGAAAACGTATATTAAGAGGTAGATCTAACGTCTAAAAACTCGATTTGTAGACAACTCTGTCTCGTAAATGTCCAAAAGTGTGCTTCGTTCGGTATGATTCTTTATTACTTCATTTTTCTTGTAGAAATGCCTTTAACAGCGAATTAGTATGAAAATATTACCAGACTACATTAAACCTCTAAAAAGGAATATAAATGATAGGGATAACGTTTAAAACACCTCAGCATTTCGGGACTACCGTTCATTTTAAGATTGGTGAGGATGAGCCTGATACTCCGTTAGATTGTTATTGCGAAGCGGTTTTCAGTGATGCCGTATTGGGAGATGAAATGTCTCAAGCATTAGATGGTCAAGCTTTAAACCACCACTATATGCACCACCACAGAAAAGGTGAGCCGATATTCACATTGCCAGACTCATTCATTCGAGAAGTAGAACGTATGGGATATGTTGTTGAAAAAAACTCAGCTTACATTAAAGCTGAATTAGAAGAACAGTATGAAGATGATGAGGCCACTTGCTAGCAGATTAAAAATTTTACTGATTGATGCTTCCTGAGTAAAGATCATCCACAGGGAACAGAAACCCTGTAGTACTGTAGTGAGGTAATAAGTATATACCTATTGTCGGTGGACAATAAAGTGTAAAAACCAACATTAATGATTGAAACTAACACAATAAAGTTTGAAACTTTTTGGCTGTTTAAGCTGGTAATCTCCTTTTTTCTATCCAGCTTTTGCCCCATTCCTTGTTTCACAAGGTAATTAATTGCAATACTTTTTATACTAAATATCTGATGTAATAATCTTCAATCGATTATCTTCCTTAAGGGATGCTGCGACTTAGGTTATACCGACGTATAATCCAAACAGAGTAATTTACGGTTGCAGCCAAATGTCTACTTCAATTTACCTTTCTAGTGAGTCCAAAAGGATAATTAAACTTGCATCCAGTAAACTTCATGGGATGGAGAAAAGAGTTTTTATGGCCGAAGTATCCAAAACCTTCTGCTGTGGGAGTCCACGCTTAACTGAAACAGAATTTGGCTGGTGTCGAAAGGCTGTTGCGCTTGGGCTTCATGAACAAGAAACGGGCTTCGAGTGTTTCGGAAACTATGACGGAAAACCTCGAAGTGAAGTGAGTCAGCCTCAATTAGAAATAGATATTAGAGCGTTAGTAGATCCTGAATCGCAAGCCGACCCGAAGTTTAAAAATACGTTTGTGTATACCCGAATTACAGCGAAAGGCGTCAGAAAAAAGTTAATTGAAGAAAAAGGCTGGCTACCTGAAGAATTACCTAAAGAAAGAACCATTAACGACATATTAAATCGACTGGGATACAGACTTCGACGAGTCCAAAAAACTAAACCCCAAAAAAAATTCCTCAAACAGACGCTATCTTTGAAAACGTAAACAAAATCAATAAAGAAACAACCGGTAATAAAAAAGTCATCCGTATTAGTATCGACTGTAAAGCGACAGTTAATGTTGGTGAGTATTCCCGTTACGGTAAATCTCGTAGTGCTGATGCTGTTCAAGCGTTGGATCATGATATGGAAATAAAAAAGAAAATGATCCCGTTCGGAATTCTTAACCTCGACAATGATCAACTTCATGTTTTTTATGGCAACTCAAATAAAACAAGTGACTTCATTTGTGACGCACTTGAATGGTGGTGGGATTCAGTTAAAAGTGAAAATCTAGAAGTGGAAGAACTCATTATTTTTTCAGATAATGGTCCTGAAAATAGTGGCTGTCGTACTCAATACCTGTTTAGATTAGTAGCGTTTAGTGAACAATCGAAACTCAAGATTCGAAACGTCTACTACCCGCCATACCACAGTAAGTACAACCCGATAGAACGAGTCTGGTCATCGTTAGAGAGGCATTGGAATGGCACATTACTGAGTACAGCCAAAACGGTAATAGAATGGACAAAAACAATGACATGGAAAGCGATGAGCCCAGTAGTCA contains:
- the glp gene encoding gephyrin-like molybdotransferase Glp; protein product: MPSVIDPCALPELIHPDDALPMLLKQVNTISETTTLDLADALDFVLAGDIQSSINLPPFDNSAMDGYAFRFSDLDHSLSITSLTLVGTALAGHPFSGELHDGCCIRIMTGAPVPNGLDTVQMQELTQAKDNRISITHPKKQGANIRTLGEEVNVGQTVLSKGTRIRAAELGVLATLGMDKVSVIRKLKVAFFSTGDELKPVGTELKKGQIYDSNRYSIKGLLSKAQVEWLDLGIIEDCPQAIEQAFNQAAQQADLVLTSGGVSVGDADHVKQVLDKVGEITFWRLAMKPGKPFAMGKLNNAIFCGLPGNPVASMVTFYQLVMPLIEKMQGQGQNPRLKVQAILTNDIRRKPGRVEYQRGVLTYDNQGQLSVATTGAQGSGMLTSMSTANCFIHIPREQGQLLSGETVIVEPFNFVLS
- the moeB gene encoding molybdopterin-synthase adenylyltransferase MoeB, which codes for MNAPLDILTDIELTRYSRQISIKAIDIEGQEKIKQARVLILGVGGLGCSASQYLAVAGVGHITIVDFDTVELSNLQRQVLHHDKDIGKAKVESAFEALKQLNPNISIKSINQKLSNEQLSELVSDHQLVIDCSDNIAVRQQLNLSCYQHKVPLVSAAAIRMEGLVTVFGYRSGSPCYQCFSLLFGEQQLSCVESGILAPVIGVIGSLQAVEAIKMICGIGTPLIGRVLMFDAMSMEMREMKLKPHNMCAIEHG
- a CDS encoding transposase, whose amino-acid sequence is MDLFAENNLSCLLESRLKERYQILIKEHLNVAPKLAQGVKALSHHESAWSNTQGAWRFFSNDNVTFPALSLPLLQSARQELASSHSSYGLVAHDWCRNNYLKHDSKLDKTQMSHEKDVGYELFASLLLDSDTGQPIAPLGLDLKTEKGTYRCRDFEYQKTQPHLEQLVERIEWQDNLPLDKTLVHIVDREADSAQHLRQLMGTQWLTRGKKNSTVKYGEEFISLEKLANRIDSDVHGIVDFKGKDAYLFVGEAEVILQRKSEGEVKNAPTVRFVVSTLCNDKGEQLAQWLLLSNVKEVSALTLGNWYYWRWSIESWFKVLKGHGFQLEHWQQETADRIFRRLIVSSMACVLVWKLYNDESSGAKELKTFMIKLSGRLTKRSKPVTHPALLAGLWVFLQLMEMLNNYSTEEIEMYRELASSFFGQPV
- a CDS encoding transposase is translated as MLTSCGFSKRSGIEATEVVYLLMLWVWLKVDTISMFAKESLLSFSSAKKDVLYDLLSREDLNWRKLQLYTAKKLIKQEGKSKVRAFVVDDSVKQRRGKKMPGVSSHFDHLTGRYVMGQQVLSFGYASDSQFVPLDNELFISQTKAQSLTRKFKDERSIVAKRYKQSVAQTKPAIVAGMVKRALGVGIEADYFLADSWFATKPIISMTLEHDLTAILRMKKKNKMKYRLADKSECSAAELFKTQVKGRWQKLAGLPYQTKSIVVELNLAETAKLEPN
- a CDS encoding transposase; the encoded protein is MKVKLVFCRGVNPDKKKAGKHDWALFLSTDASLSDEKILEIYALRWGIEVYFKEAKQHLGFLSEQSRHYSAYIASIHLTGLRFCLLLHAKQNDENSKVCDSSVVK